One genomic window of Haloferax mediterranei ATCC 33500 includes the following:
- the purD gene encoding phosphoribosylamine--glycine ligase has translation MSETVLLVGGGGREHAIARALAPDCDLYACASNRNPGIADLADGFETVSETAADDIVAYAESVDATLAIVGPESGLAAGVSDALDAAGIYTFGPQEAEARIETDKAFQRRFMRDEEIPGNPDFATFDDMEAACDYIDEYDGDLAVKPAGLTGGKGVKVIGDQVTPEEAKEYLRDSDYDRVVLEERLVGEEFTIQAFVANGEFRVSPAVQDHKRAYEGDEGPNTGGMGSYTDVTPSLPFMDGEDYDAAVEVIEAVVDAMPDYKGILYGQFMLTTEGPKVIEFNARFGDPEAMNTLPVLETPFLDVLVAAREGESLPELEFAEKATVCKYAVPEGYPTDPKAGAKIEVEVDDDAGALLFYASVDARDDGLYTTTSRSFAVVGHADSISQAEQIAEDALADAGEGFHIRHDIGTESLVQQRLDHMAELRGE, from the coding sequence ATGAGCGAGACCGTCCTCCTCGTTGGTGGCGGCGGCCGAGAGCACGCGATTGCCCGTGCACTCGCCCCCGATTGTGACCTGTACGCCTGTGCGAGCAACCGAAACCCCGGCATCGCCGACCTCGCCGATGGATTCGAGACAGTCTCGGAAACGGCGGCGGACGACATCGTCGCCTACGCCGAGTCCGTGGATGCGACACTCGCAATCGTCGGGCCGGAGTCCGGACTGGCGGCGGGCGTCTCCGACGCCCTCGACGCCGCCGGAATCTACACCTTCGGCCCGCAGGAAGCAGAGGCCCGCATCGAGACGGACAAGGCGTTCCAGCGCCGGTTCATGCGCGACGAGGAGATTCCGGGCAATCCCGACTTCGCGACCTTCGACGACATGGAGGCCGCCTGCGACTACATCGACGAGTACGACGGCGACCTCGCGGTCAAGCCCGCCGGTCTGACCGGCGGCAAGGGCGTGAAAGTCATCGGCGACCAGGTGACACCCGAGGAAGCGAAGGAATACCTCCGCGACTCGGACTACGACCGCGTCGTACTCGAAGAGCGACTCGTCGGCGAGGAGTTCACGATTCAGGCGTTCGTCGCCAACGGCGAGTTCCGCGTCAGCCCCGCCGTACAGGACCACAAGCGCGCCTACGAGGGTGACGAGGGGCCGAACACCGGCGGCATGGGTAGCTACACCGACGTGACGCCCTCGCTGCCGTTCATGGATGGTGAGGACTACGACGCCGCAGTTGAGGTCATCGAGGCTGTCGTCGACGCGATGCCCGACTACAAGGGTATTCTCTACGGCCAGTTCATGCTCACTACTGAGGGACCGAAGGTCATCGAGTTCAACGCCCGGTTCGGCGACCCCGAGGCGATGAACACGCTTCCAGTGCTCGAAACGCCCTTCCTCGACGTGCTCGTGGCCGCCCGCGAAGGCGAGTCACTCCCCGAACTCGAATTCGCCGAGAAAGCGACCGTCTGCAAGTACGCCGTCCCCGAAGGCTACCCGACGGACCCTAAGGCCGGTGCGAAGATAGAAGTCGAGGTGGACGACGACGCCGGTGCGCTCCTCTTCTACGCGAGCGTCGACGCCCGCGACGACGGTCTCTACACGACCACTTCGCGCTCCTTCGCCGTCGTCGGCCACGCCGACAGCATCTCGCAGGCCGAACAGATTGCCGAGGACGCGCTCGCAGACGCGGGCGAGGGCTTCCACATCCGCCACGATATCGGGACCGAATCACTCGTCCAGCAGCGTCTCGACCACATGGCCGAACTCCGCGGCGAGTAA
- a CDS encoding thioredoxin domain-containing protein, with product MTDPVGRNRLDEEQSPYLCQHADNPVNWQPWDETALEAAREQDKPIFLSIGYSACHWCHVMADESFSDPEIAEVLNEHFVPVKVDREERPDLDRIYQTICQLVTGGGGWPLSVWLTPQGKPFFVGTYFPPEPRRGAPGFRDLVESFAESWRTDRDEIENRAEQWTHAITDRLEETPDTTGETPGSEILDQTVQAALRAADRDHGGFGSGGPKFPQPGRIDALLRGYAITGRRQALDVAVEALDAMANGGLRDHLGGGFHRYCVDRQWTVPHFEKMLYDQAGLASRYLDAYRLTGNESYATVARETFEFVRRELSHDDGGFFATLDAQSGGEEGTFYVWTPEDVRSHLPELEADLFCDRYGVTPGGNFENKTTVLNVSATTADLAEEYDLTESEVEERLEEAHEELFAARTDRERPARDEKVLAGWNGLMISAFAQGAVALTDDSLADDARRALDFVREHLWDEASETLSRRVMNGEVKGDGYLEDYAFLARGAFDLYQATGDLEPLSFAIDLARATHREFYDDAAGTLYFTPESGEALVTRPQEATDQSTPSSLGVATSLFLDLEHFAPDAGFGDAADAVLESFANRVRGSPLEHVSLVLAAEKAASGVPELTVAADEMPDEWRETIASRYLPGLVVSRRPATDDELDAWLDELELDEAPPIWAAREATDGEPTVYACENFTCSAPTHDIDEALAWFTAGDDA from the coding sequence ATGACCGACCCGGTGGGACGCAACCGACTCGACGAGGAGCAAAGCCCGTACCTCTGTCAGCACGCGGACAACCCGGTTAACTGGCAACCGTGGGACGAAACAGCCCTCGAAGCGGCCCGCGAGCAGGACAAGCCCATCTTCCTTTCAATCGGCTACTCGGCGTGTCACTGGTGCCACGTCATGGCCGACGAGAGCTTTTCCGACCCGGAAATCGCCGAGGTGCTCAACGAACACTTCGTCCCGGTGAAGGTCGACCGCGAGGAGCGCCCCGACCTCGACCGCATCTATCAGACGATTTGCCAACTCGTCACCGGCGGCGGCGGGTGGCCGCTTTCGGTGTGGCTCACGCCGCAGGGCAAACCGTTCTTCGTCGGGACGTACTTCCCGCCCGAACCGCGCCGCGGCGCACCCGGTTTCCGCGACCTCGTCGAAAGCTTCGCCGAGTCGTGGCGGACCGACCGCGACGAGATAGAAAACCGCGCCGAGCAGTGGACCCACGCCATCACCGACCGACTCGAAGAAACGCCGGACACCACCGGCGAGACCCCCGGTTCAGAGATTCTCGACCAGACCGTTCAAGCTGCCCTGCGCGCCGCCGACCGCGACCACGGTGGCTTCGGAAGCGGCGGCCCGAAGTTCCCGCAACCGGGGCGTATCGACGCGCTGCTCCGCGGCTACGCCATCACCGGCCGCCGCCAAGCCCTCGACGTAGCGGTCGAAGCCCTCGACGCGATGGCTAACGGCGGTCTCCGCGACCACCTCGGCGGCGGCTTTCATCGCTACTGTGTCGACCGCCAGTGGACCGTTCCGCACTTCGAAAAGATGCTGTACGACCAGGCGGGCCTCGCGTCTCGCTACCTCGATGCCTACCGCCTCACCGGAAACGAGTCGTACGCGACCGTCGCCCGCGAGACGTTCGAGTTCGTCCGCAGGGAACTCTCGCACGACGACGGCGGCTTTTTCGCCACCCTCGACGCCCAGTCCGGCGGCGAGGAAGGGACGTTCTACGTCTGGACGCCAGAAGACGTGCGAAGCCATCTTCCCGAACTCGAAGCCGACCTCTTCTGTGACCGCTACGGCGTCACCCCCGGCGGCAACTTCGAAAATAAGACGACCGTCTTGAACGTCTCGGCGACCACCGCGGACCTCGCCGAGGAGTACGACCTCACTGAATCCGAAGTCGAAGAGCGACTCGAAGAGGCTCATGAGGAACTCTTCGCGGCCCGCACAGACCGCGAGCGACCCGCCCGCGACGAAAAGGTGCTCGCCGGTTGGAACGGGCTGATGATTTCGGCCTTCGCGCAGGGTGCAGTCGCCCTCACCGACGACTCGCTCGCCGACGACGCTCGCCGTGCTCTCGACTTCGTGCGCGAACACCTCTGGGACGAGGCGTCCGAAACGCTCTCGCGGCGCGTGATGAACGGCGAGGTCAAAGGCGACGGCTACCTCGAAGATTACGCCTTCCTCGCGCGCGGTGCGTTCGACCTCTATCAGGCGACCGGCGACCTCGAACCGCTTTCGTTCGCTATCGACCTCGCGCGGGCGACCCACCGCGAGTTCTACGACGATGCCGCGGGAACGCTCTACTTCACACCAGAAAGCGGTGAGGCACTGGTGACGCGCCCACAGGAGGCGACAGACCAGTCCACGCCGTCGAGTCTCGGCGTCGCCACGTCGCTGTTCTTGGACCTCGAACACTTCGCGCCGGACGCTGGCTTCGGCGATGCCGCCGACGCAGTCCTCGAATCCTTCGCCAACCGCGTTCGCGGTAGCCCGCTCGAACACGTCTCGCTCGTCCTCGCCGCCGAAAAGGCCGCCAGCGGCGTCCCGGAACTCACCGTCGCCGCCGACGAGATGCCCGACGAGTGGCGCGAAACCATCGCCTCGCGCTACCTCCCCGGTCTCGTCGTCTCTCGCCGACCCGCAACCGACGACGAACTGGACGCGTGGCTCGACGAACTCGAACTGGACGAGGCTCCGCCGATTTGGGCCGCCCGCGAGGCGACCGATGGCGAACCGACCGTCTACGCCTGCGAGAATTTCACCTGCTCTGCGCCGACCCACGACATCGACGAGGCGCTGGCGTGGTTCACCGCGGGCGACGACGCCTGA